The stretch of DNA TTTAGATAAATCATCTCCTCCCTTAAATTTTATTTTATTATATCATAGAACAATACAAAGTAAAAAAAATTAAATAATTATTATAAAAAATATATTCTTTATGATATAATTTAAAGAAAAAAATAGGTGGAAACTGTGAAAATAGAAAATAAAAGTATTTATTTTGAAAAAAATCAAATTGAAAAAAAAATAAAAAAAGATAGAATTTCAATCGAAACTAAGAGAAAAAGAAGAACAATTTTTACGATAATTTTTTTATTATTGATTATTTCAACTCTTAATTTATATAGTGTAGCTTATTATGAGGAAAATAGTTTTACATTAGGAAAATATTTATTTTTTGTATTTATTGGTGCTTTTAGTTTGATGTTTTTTAATATATTTAATTATAAAATATTTAAAAAAGAAAAAATGATAAAATTTATATATTCAGCATCAATTCTTTTATTGATATTTGTATTTATTGGTGGAAAAGTATTACCAGGAGTAGTAAAAACTATTAATGGGGCAACAGGATGGATTCGTTTAGGACCAATAAATATACAACCAGCGGAGATATTAAAAGTTCCTTTTATAATAATTGAAGCTTATATCTTTTATAAAAAAGAAAATGATTCTATATTTAAATTAATAGGGATAAGTTTTGGGATATTTTTAAGTTTTGCAGGATTTATTATTTTACAAAACGATATGGGAACTGTTATTCATTATTTTGCTATATATTTAGTTATGTTATTTATGAGTGGAATAGATAAAAAAGTTATAATAAAGGTTGTTAGTGGATTTGGAATTTTAGGAATAGTAGGATTAGTTGGACTTTATAAATATGGAAATATTTTTTTTGATGGATATAAAGTAAGAAGAATAACTATGTATATAGATGGATTATTTAACGATGGATATATAGGAAATATTGATATTGGTTATCAAGTAGCTCAATCACTTTTGGCTTTTGGAAATGGAGGTGTATTAGGAGTAGGTTATGGAAATGGAGTTCAAAAATATAGTTATTTACCAGAAATACACACAGATTTTATAATGGCTTTATTAGGTGAAGAAATGGGATTTTTAGGTGTATGTATTATTGTTTTATTTTTCTTTTTATTGTATAATATTATGATAGATATTGGGATAAATTCAAAAGACTTTTTTGGAAAATATTTGGCTATAGGAATTGGTGGTATGATAATGAGTCAAGTATTGATTAATCTTTTTGTAGCAGTAGGGTTACTTCCTGTATTTGGAATTCCAATGCCTTTATTTAGTTATGGAGGAAGTTCAATTTTAACTGTAATGACTTCTATAGGAATAGTTTTAAGTATAAATAATTATACTTCTATTACGTTTGACAAAATATAAAATAAACTGTATAATTATTTCATTGAGTATATGGAGGATTAAAATATAATGGAAATGAAAGATATAATAACTAAAGTAAATTATTTTTCAAAACTTTCAAAAGAAAGAGAACTTACTCCTGATGAAAAAGAAGAAAGAGAAAAATATAGAAAACTTTATTTGGAAAAATTTAGAGCTCAAGTAAGAGGGCACTTAGAAAATATAAAAATAGTAGATGCTAATGAAAAATTAAATTAGGGGGAGCAATGAGTAAAGTAACAGTTAGAGAGCTTTATAGAAGCGAAAAAGAATTATTAGGAAAAGAAGTAGAAATTTCAGGATGGGTCAGAAAATTAAGAGACCAAAAAAACTTTGGATTTATAGAAGTTAATGATGGTTCTTTTTTCAAAGGAATTCAAGTTGTATATGGAGCTGAATTAGAAAACTTTGAAGAAATATCTCACTTATCTATATCTTCAACAATAACAGTAAAAGGAATATTTAAAGAATCAGAAGGAAAAGGACAATCTTCTGAAATAGTTGCAAATTCTGTAGAGATAATTCAGAAAGCAAGTTTAGATTATCCTTTACAAAATAAAAGACAAACATTTGAATATTTAAGAGATATTGCTCATTTAAGACCAAGAACAAATACATTCTCAGCTGTTTTTAGAGTAAGGTCAGTATTAGCTTATGCTATACATAAATTCTTTCAAGAACAAAATTTCGTATATGTTCATACTCCAATAATTACATCTTCAGACTGTGAAGGAGCTGGAGAAATGTTTAGAGTAACAACTCTAGACTTAAATAATCTTCCTAAAAAAGAAGATGGAACAGTTGATGAAACAAAAGACTTTTTTGGAAAAACTACTAGTTTAACAGTTAGTGGACAATTAAATGTAGAAACTTATTGTTCAGCATTTAGAAATGTTTATACATTTGGACCAACTTTTAGAGCTGAAAATTCTAATACTTCAAGACATGCTGCTGAATTCTGGATGATAGAACCAGAAATTGCTTTTGGAGATTTAACAGCTAATATGGATTTAGCAGAAGCAATGGTAAAATATGTAATAAAATATGTAATGGATAATTGTCCTGAAGAAATAGAATTCTTTAATAAATTTATAGAAAAAGGATTAGTTGATAAATTAAATAATGTATTAGATAATGAATTTGCAAGAGTAACTTATACAGAAGCTATAGATATTTTACTTGCTTCTGGAGAAAAATTTGCTTATCCAGTTAAATGGGGAATAGATTTACAAAGTGAACATGAAAGATTTTTAGCAGAAAAACACTTTGGAAAACCTGTTTTCTTAGTAGATTATCCAAAAGAAATAAAAGCATTCTATATGAAACTAAATGCAGATGGAAAAACAGTTAGAGCTATGGATTTATTAGCACCAGGAATTGGAGAGATTATTGGTGGTTCTCAAAGAGAGGATAATTTAGAAGTTTTAGAAAAGAAAATGGATGAATGTGGATTAAATAAAGAAGATTATAAATTCTATCTTGATTTAAGAAGATATGGAAGTTTCCCTCACTCAGGATATGGATTAGGATTTGAAAGAATGTTAATGTATATTACAGGGATGACAAATATCCGTGATGTATTACCATTCCCAAGAACACCAGGAAATGCAGAATTTTAATAAAAACTAAAAATAATTGTGAAAGGAGATAAAATTATGATTAAACTTTTAGTAGTTATAATAGTGATTTTTCTCCTTTTTTATTTAGATAAAATGGATAAGAAAAAAGAAAAAACTTTAAAAAGAAAATTAGAAAGAGTAAAATCTTATAAAGAAGTTGTAAGTTTGGATGATTATGAAAAAATAATAAAAAAATATTCTTTAGAAGAAATTGATGAAAGAGTTAATATTCAAGAAAAATTTATAACTTCAAAACATGTAAATGAAAAGATGAGATATCTTTTAATTACTCCTAAAAATCAAGAGATAAAAAATTTACCTCTAGTATTTTTATTTCATGGAATAAGAGATTATCCAGAAGATTGGATAACTAGAGGAATGTTATTAGAAAATTATTTTGAATTATTAGAAAAAAAACTTATTAAGCCAATGGTATTTATAATTCCAGCAGCAGGATTTAATGGAGAAAGTTGGTATAGTAATTTTTATAAAGATGAGAAACATAAATATGAAAATTATATAATGGATGAATTATATAAAGAAGCTAAAAAAATATCTAATGGAAAAATAGGAATAGCTGGTTTTTCTATGGGAGGGTATGCAGCTTTAAAAATTGGATTAAAACATATTGAAGATTTTCAAATTATTGGAAGCTTTTCAGGAGCAGTAAGTATAATAAGAATGAGCTTAAATAGAAGAGTTATAAGACTTATGAAATATTTATACATACCAAAGATATTTTTTAAAAAAAGTCAAGATAAAATAAACTTTTTAAGAATATTTAGTCCTTGGGGATGGAGAATTTTAAAACAAGACCCATACACAATTATAAAAAAAATGGAACCTGAAAAATTTAAAGGAAAAAGTATCTATATAAGTGTTGGAGAAGAAGATAAAGAACCTTATTTAATGTTGCAACAATGGACAGATATAGTTGGAAGATTAAAAAAATATAATGTGGATTTTCAAGGATATATTTATAAAAATCAATATCATACTTGGAGTTTTATTTCAAAAGATATAGAAAATTTTCTTAAATATTTTAGTAAAAAAATAGATAAAGAGGTGGAAGAATAATGAAAAAAAATTATATAATATTATTACCTATAATTTTTTTATGTTCTTGTACTTCTATAAAATATTATGAACAATATGAATTTTTAATAAAATACGACCAATTAGTGATGAATTTTGATGAAACTTTGGAAAATCCAATAAAGAAATCCCAGTTAAAAAAATTAAATAAAGAATTTAGGTTAATGGAAAGACAATTATATGAAAAAAATGAAAACTTTATAAGAATAAATGAAAATATAGTTAAAGAATATAGTAAAAGTATAGAATATTATAAAAATATAATAAAAGATTTAGAAGATTAAGGAGAGTATTGTATGAATATATTAATGGCTCTTTCTCAATTAGAGGTTACAGGGGCTGAAGTTTATGGAGTAACTTTGGCTGATGAACTTATAAAAAGAGGAAATAATGTTTATATAGTTTCTGATACTTTAACAAAACCTACTAAGGCTGAATATTTTAAAATTGAATTTAATAAAAGAAGTTTATCTCAAAGAATTTCTCATGTAAAAGAGCTTCTAAGAATTATAAAAGAAAAAGATATTCAGGTGGTTCATGCTCATTCAAGAGCATCTTCTTGGAGTTCGGCAATAGCTTGTAAAATAGCAGGAATTCCTTTAATAACAACAACTCATGGAAGACAACCAATACACTTTAGTAGAAAACTAATAAAAGGTTTTGGAGACTATGGAATTACAGTATGTGAAAATATTTATAGACAACTTATAGATAAATTAGGAGTAAAAGAAAATAAAATTTGTGTTTTAAGAAATCCTGTAAGTTGTGAAGAATATGATTTTTCTGAAAATAGTATAAAAGAAAAAATAATTATTTCGATAATAGGAAGATTATCAGGTCCTAAAGGAGAAATTTGTTATGATTTATTAGAAAGATTATATAAAAATGAAAAATATCAAATCCAAGTAATAGGTGGAAAAGAAATTCCAGAAAGATTTAAAAAATTTCAAGAGAAAGTAAAATTTTTAGGATATGTAAATGATGTTCCTCAAAAAATAAAAGATTCTAGTATAATTATAGGAGCTGGAAGAGTTGCTATAGAGGGAATACTTTCTGGAAGACCTGTAATAGCAGTAGGAGAACAAGAATATATAGGGCTTGTATCAGAAAAAAATATTGAAAAAGCTCTTAGTGGAAATTTTGGAGATGTAGTAATTGAATATAATGGAGTAGATATTTCTAATATAGAAAAAGATATTGAAGAGGGAATAAATTTAAAAAAAGATGAACTTTTAAGATTAAGAGATATTATCAAAGAAAATTTTTCTATAAAAACTATTGTTGATAATATAGAAAAAATTTATTCAAAACAATATGTTTTAAAGAAAAAATATGAAATTCCAGTTATTATGTACCACAGAATAATAAGAGAAACTGATGAAAAAGGTGTTCATGGAATATATGTTTTAGATAAAGTTTTTGATGAACAAATGAAGTATCTAAAAGAAAATGGATATCAAACAATCACTTTTGAAGATATAAAGTCTGGAAAGTATAGAGAAAGATTTAATCGTGGAAATAAATGGATTATGATTACTTTTGATGACGGATATAAAGATAACTATGAAGTTGCTTTTCCAATTTTAAAAAAATATGGATTTAAGGGAACTATATACCTTTTAGGTGAAGCAAAATATAATAGTTGGGATGTAAATAATCCTAAAAATCCAGAGAAAAAATTTATTCTTATGGATGATGAAGAAATTTTAGAAATGCAAGAGTATGGAATAGAATTTGGAGGTCATACTTTAAATCATCCAATGTTGGCGAGATTAGATTTAGAAAAAGTTAAAAAAGAAATTTTAGAATCTAAAAAAATAACAGAAAAAATGCTTGGTAAAAAAATGAATTGTTTCGCTTATCCATATGGAAATTTAAGTGAAGAGGTAAAAGATATTGTAAAAGAAGCTGGTTATGAATTTGCTGTAGCTACTGATAGTGGAGATATAACTTTTGATAAAGATTTATTTCAAATAAGAAGAATAGCAATATTCCCTAAAAATAATATGTTTAATTTTAAAAGAAAAGTTAGTGGAAAATATAATTTTGTAAAAATTAAAAGAGAACAAAGAAAAAAATAAAATTAATAAGGAGAATATTATGGAGATAGAAAAAGAAATCAAAGAGCTTATAAAAAAAGCAGATTTAGCTATAAAAGAAGAAAGGTTTGATGATTTAGTTGAATTTTATTCAAAAGATGCTATCTTAGTTATAAAACCAGGAACTTATGCTAGAGGAAAAAAAGAAATTAAAGAAGCTTTTATAAGAATTGCTAAATATTTTAAAAATAGTATAGTTCCAACTCAAGGAAAAATGATATTTTTAGAAGCTGGAGATACAGTTCTTGTTCTATCACAAACTTTTTTAGATTCTAAAAATAAATTAGAATCTGAATACTCAATGGAAAGAAAAGCAACATATATTTATAAAAAAATAAATGGAAAATGGCTTTGCTCAATAGATAATTCATATGGAACAACTTTATTAGATTAAAAAATAGCACGATTATTTCGTGCTATTTTAATATTTTATAAACAACTTTTTTTATAGATTTTTTTTCATTTACTTTTAAGCAAGGCATATGAGGTTCATCAGTAAAGAAAATTATAAAATCTTCAGGAGAAAGAGTAAAAATTGTTTCTGGAGATTTTTTAAATAATTCAAAATCATTTTCAGTATTAAATGGTTCTGCTATTTCTAGTCCTTCATCAGATAATAGAACACCATAATTTTCTATACCATCTATAACAATTTGAATATCTATATATTTTTTATGAGTTTCAAAAAGAGCTTCTTCTATATCTTTAGTTGATTCAATTTCTTGAATATTAAAAAACACTTTTTCTCCATCAATTATATTTTTTCCAACAGTTCTTTTTTTATATTCCTCTTTTAGGATACTATCAATAGCTTTATCAAGATTTTCTGATAATCCTTTATATAGTCCTATATTTTTTAGTTTTCCTACTATCATTTGCAACCTCCTAAAGAAAATTTAATCTAATTTAATTATATTATATAAAATAAATATAGTAAAAGAAAAATCAAGAAAAAAATTCCATTAATGAAATTACTCATAAATTTTTCTTATTTTTCTTTCTAAAGAATCAGACATTTTGTAATTTTCTTCAGAAATATATTTAAGAGCATTAAAAGGTTTATTTTTATAAGAAGTTCTATCTTTTTTTTCATTATAAATTTCTTCTTCAATATCATTATCGAATGCAAGAGAAATTCCTAAATCTCCGTCAACAAGTGATTGAATTTGTTTATTTTTTTTATTTGAATTTTCTATTTCTTCTTCTGTTCTCCATGAATGATTGTCTTTATCATAAACAGCAACATAAGGAATTCTAAAATTATTTAATAAAGTAATAAATTGAGGAATTGTACTTTTACTACCACATTCAATAATAGAATAATCATATTTGAATATATTTAAAAGTTTTCCAAGAAAAGCAATAACAATTTTATCTGTTTGTCCTTCTACTAAAATTACTTTTTTAGCAAAAAATAATTCAGCACGGTCAGGATTAATCCAATAGTTCATATTAAAGGCTTTAATATCATCATCTTGAAAAATATCTTTATTAGTTTGCCAGAAAGAAATTTTATTTTTTAAATTTTTTATAATACAGATAGATTTATATTGTTTTAAACCTACAAAACAACTTGAAAAAGTTTTTAAATAAATATTTACACCTCTATTAGAAAGTTTTATAAAATAATTATATAACTCTCTTTGTTTTTGAGGATTAAGATATAGTTCAGGTTCTTCAAATAAGATAATGGCATTTCCTAAAAGAGTAGTTTCTTTATCTAAAGACTCTAATGTAATTTGTTTTATAAATTCAAAGAATAAATATCTATAAATTTCTCCGTTTTTATGTCCTAATTTAATTTCTTTGTATAAATTTTTTAAGTCATTCTCAATTTTTTGAGATTTTTCAGGATTTTTTATTAAAAGTTTGTAGAAAAAATTACCAACTTCTTTAAAATCTTCTTCTATTTTTCCATGAATATGAATAAAAGGAATTTTTTCAATAAATTCTAAGTATTCTTCAAAACTTATTTCTTTCCAGATATCTCCTGTTTTTAAATAAAAAGTTTTTTCTAAATTAGGTTTTATAACAATTTTTAACTTATAAACTTTAGAATTTTCTAATAATATAAGCTTTATTTGCGAATAATCTACTTTAGGTGGTATATCAGTCTTTTCAATTTTTGCCTTATTAAAAGCAAATGAAATAGCAGAAATAATATTATTTGTTCCCTCAATACTTTGACCTAAGAAAAGCATAAGTTCTCTAAAGTGTATATCTATTTTTTTTATCTTTTGCCAATTTCTTATTGAAATTAATTTTAATCTCATATGTCCTCCTAAAATAATTAATAAATTTTGATTTATTTTCTACTATATGATAATATTACAATATAAATAAAAAAAATTCAAAGGAAATTTAGAAAAGAGGTACAATGAAAAAGATTTTTTTTATATTTAGTTTTCTTACTATAAATTTTATTAGTTTTTCTCAAGAAGAAATTTGTAAAAATTTTCAAGAAAAAGAAATTATTAAACAAGAAAAAAACTTGTTAGAAAAAATTTCAATAAAGGAATTTTATAAAAAAAGTAAATTAAATGAAAAAATAGATTTTAAAATTTTTAAAATGTCTGTAGATGGTTATAATAAAATAAAAAATAAAAATGAGGATTATTTGATAATTATAGATTTTTCAAAAGAATCTTCTAAAAAAAGATTTTATCTCATAAATCTTTTTGAAGGGAAGATAGAGGCTGAAACTTATGTGGCACATGGAAAAAATAGTGGTATAGAAAAAGCAATTAGTTTTTCAGACCAAACTAATTCTTATAAAAGTTCTATGGGATTTTTTTTAACAAGAAATCACTATAATGGAAGATATGGATATTCAATTAGATTAAAAGGATTAGAAAAAGGAATAAATTCTAATGCTTTTGTAAGAGGAATAGTACTTCATGGAGCAAAAGAGTCGGAAGAAAGTTATTTAAAGCAATATGGTTTTTTGGGAAGAACAGAAGGATGTCCAGCAATTCCATTAAGTTTAGTAAAAAATATATTAGGAAGGATTCCAGAAAATACAGTTTTATTTATTTATGGAGAAGATGAAAAATATTTTGAAAAAAGTTGTTTAATAAAATAAAAAATAACTATTCTATGATATTGTCAAAAAAAAACTGCTGTGATATAATAATAGAAGATTTCTTACAACTGTTATATAAAAAGGAGAATTATTGTGATATTTTTAAAAGAAAGTGAAAAAGTTGCACTTATATATGATGATAGAAAAATAACTTATAGTGAAACAGCAAAAGGAGCAAAAAGTTTCTCAGAAAAATTAGATATTCAGAGAGATGATAGGGTAGTTATTTTTATGGAAAATAGACCAGAGATTTTATATGGTTTATTAGGAATTTTTGACAAAAGAGGAATATCTGTTAATCTAGATGGAAGTTTTACTGGAGAAGAATTAGTTTATTATTTAAAGGATTGTACACCTAAATATATAATTTGTTCTCATAAAACTTATGAAGAAGCTAAAAAAGGAGTAGAATTATCAGGGCTTGATATAGAAATTGTTATAGGAGAAGAAGTTCCTCTTGATTATAAAGGAACTGATTTAAAAATAGAAATTGACGAAAAAGAAGAAAAAGATAAAGTAATGTTTATACTTTATACTTCTGGAACTACAGGAAATCCTAAAGGAGTTATGCTTACTTTTGATAATTTATTAGTTAACTTAGAAGGATTAATGAAATATAAAATGTTTAATTCAGATGATAGAGTTTTAGGAATATTACCAATGCATCATATTTTACCTTTATTAGGTTCTGGGTTATTACCAATAGTTTACGGAGCAACATTAGTATTTTTAAAAGAAGTATCTTCTCAAGCTTTGGTAGATGCTTTAAAAAAATATAAAATTACAATTATTATTGGAGTTCCTAAATTATGGGAAATGTTGCATAAAAAAATAATGGGAAAAATAAATGAAAAAGCTATACCAAAAGGAATATTTGCTCTTGCAAAAAAAATAAATAATAAATCTTTTAGTAAAAAAATATTTAAAAAAGTTCATGAAGGATTTGGTGGTGCTGTTCGTTTCTTTGTTTCAGGTGGTTCTAAATTAGATAAACAAATATCAGAAGATTTTTTAACTTTAGGATTTGATATTTGTGAAGGATATGGACTTACAGAAACAGCTCCTATGATAAGTTTTACTCCTATTAATAAAGTAATTCCAGGTTGTGCTGGAGAAATAATAAATGATGTAGAAGTAAAAATTACTGATGAAGGAGAAATTTTAGTTAAGGGTAGAAATGTAATGAAAGGTTATTATAATAAGCCTGAAGCTACTGCAGAAGCTATAAAAGATGGATGGTTTTATACAGGAGATTTAGGACATGTAATTGGAAAAAATCTTTATGTTACAGGTAGAAAAAAAGAAATGATAGTTTTATCTAATGGAAAAAATATAAATCCTATTGAGATTGAACAGTGGTTAATTAGTAAAAGTGATTTAATAAAAGAAGTTGCTATAATTGATTATGAAAATAAATTAACAGCTTTAATATATCCTGATTTTTATAAATTACATGATGATGGAGTAACTAATATTTTAGAAACATTTAAATTAGGAGTAATAGATGAGTATAATAAACAAGCTCCAAGTTATAAAAAAGTATTAGATGTAAAAATAGTTCAAGAAGAATTTCCTAAAACAAAAATAGGAAAACTTAGAAGATTTATGCTTAAAGATTTATTAGAAGAAAAAAAAGTAGAAAAAAAAGAAATTGAAGAACCTAATACAAAAGAATATAAAGAAATTTCTAAATATATAAAATCATTAAAAAATAAAGTTATATCACCAAAAGACCATTTAGAATTAGATTTAGGTTTAGATTCCTTAGAAATAGTTGAGTTATTAACATTTATAGAAAGTAGTTTTGGAATAAAAATAGATGAAAAAACTTTAGTAGAAAATGCTACAGTTGAAAAATTAGCAGAATATGTAGAAAAAATATCAAAAGAAGAAGTTAATCATACTAATGTAAAATGGAAAGATTTGCTTACTGCAGAGGTCAATATTACAAGCTTCCCTAAATCTAATTTAGTTGGAAAACTTGTAAAATTACTTTTAAAAATATTTGTATTTACTTTTTATATAAAAATTGATAAAAAAGGTCTAGAAAATACAAAGACAAATGAACCTGTTATTTTTGCTGGGAATCATCAAAGCTTTTTAGATGGATTTATGTTAAATCAAACTTTTTCTAATGATGTATTAGATAAAACTTGTTATTTTGCGAAATCTAAATATTTTGTAAAACCTCACATGAAATTTATGGGAGAAAATTCAAATATAATTTTAGTTGATATTAATAAAAATTTGATTAATTCTTTACAACTTTTAGGAAAAGCTATAAAGTCAGGGTATAACATAGTGATTTTCCCTGAAGGAACAAGAACAAGAGATGGAAAATTAGGTAAATTTAAAAAATTCTTTGCCATATTAGCTCAAGAATTAAATATTCCAATAGTTCCATTTGTAATAAAAGGAGCTTATGATTTATATCCACCAAGTGCGAAGTATCCTCGTTCAGGAAAAGTAAGTATAGAATTTTTAGATAAAGTTTATCCAGATAAAAATCTTTCTCATGAAGAATTTGCTGAAAAAATAAAAGAAATAATAGCTAAAGAATTAAAAGAGGATAAATAAAATAATTTTGAAATAAAAAGTTCTCAAATATTAAAAAAATATTTAGAGAGCTTTTTTTTTATAATAAAAAATGATATAATAAAATAGAGATAATCTGTAAAAAAATAAAAATGAAATAAGGAGAATACATGTTTATAGATGAAATAATTATTACAGTAAAAGCTGGAAATGGTGGAGATGGAGCTGCTACTTTCAGAAGAGAAAAATATATTCAATTTGGCGGACCAGATGGTGGAGATGGAGGAAAAGGTGGAGATGTTATATTTTTAGCTGACCCTAATATCAATACTCTTATAGATTTCAAATTCAAAAAGAAATTTGCTGCTGAAAATGGTGGTAATGGAGCAAAAAAAAGATGTTTTGGTAAGAATGGAGAAGATTTAATAATAAAAGTCCCTGTGGGAACTCAGGTAAGAGATTTTGAAACAGGAAAATTATTATTAGATATGAATGTTCCTAATCAAAGTAGGGTATTTTTAAGAGGAGGAAAAGGTGGATTTGGAAATGAACACTTTAAAAACTCTATAAGAAAAGCTCCAAAAATGGCAGAAAAAGGAAGAGAGGGAGCAGAAGTAAAAGTAAAATTAGAATTAAAACTTTTAGCTGATGTAGCTTTAGTAGGATATCCTTCTGTTGGAAAATCAAGTTTTATTAATAGAGTTTCTGCAGCAAAATCAAAAGTTGGTGCATATCATTTTACTACTTTAGAGCCAAAATTAGGAGTTATCAGAATGGCTGAAGAAAAATCTTTTGTTATTGCTGAT from Fusobacterium perfoetens ATCC 29250 encodes:
- a CDS encoding AMP-binding protein, which translates into the protein MIFLKESEKVALIYDDRKITYSETAKGAKSFSEKLDIQRDDRVVIFMENRPEILYGLLGIFDKRGISVNLDGSFTGEELVYYLKDCTPKYIICSHKTYEEAKKGVELSGLDIEIVIGEEVPLDYKGTDLKIEIDEKEEKDKVMFILYTSGTTGNPKGVMLTFDNLLVNLEGLMKYKMFNSDDRVLGILPMHHILPLLGSGLLPIVYGATLVFLKEVSSQALVDALKKYKITIIIGVPKLWEMLHKKIMGKINEKAIPKGIFALAKKINNKSFSKKIFKKVHEGFGGAVRFFVSGGSKLDKQISEDFLTLGFDICEGYGLTETAPMISFTPINKVIPGCAGEIINDVEVKITDEGEILVKGRNVMKGYYNKPEATAEAIKDGWFYTGDLGHVIGKNLYVTGRKKEMIVLSNGKNINPIEIEQWLISKSDLIKEVAIIDYENKLTALIYPDFYKLHDDGVTNILETFKLGVIDEYNKQAPSYKKVLDVKIVQEEFPKTKIGKLRRFMLKDLLEEKKVEKKEIEEPNTKEYKEISKYIKSLKNKVISPKDHLELDLGLDSLEIVELLTFIESSFGIKIDEKTLVENATVEKLAEYVEKISKEEVNHTNVKWKDLLTAEVNITSFPKSNLVGKLVKLLLKIFVFTFYIKIDKKGLENTKTNEPVIFAGNHQSFLDGFMLNQTFSNDVLDKTCYFAKSKYFVKPHMKFMGENSNIILVDINKNLINSLQLLGKAIKSGYNIVIFPEGTRTRDGKLGKFKKFFAILAQELNIPIVPFVIKGAYDLYPPSAKYPRSGKVSIEFLDKVYPDKNLSHEEFAEKIKEIIAKELKEDK